A part of Solicola gregarius genomic DNA contains:
- a CDS encoding LON peptidase substrate-binding domain-containing protein produces MGSSLPMFPLGTVTFPGTSLSLHIFEDRYLDLMSHLLSLPEPERCFGTVAIREGYEVGHAGVKSAHRIGCEVRLTDVEEVEDGLDVTVEARRRVRLDAVVDSSSFLWGEVEYLPEEVGADADDAATRAHAIFEAYVDLLASTGATIGTIDIPTKPLPMSYALSAGAVLTLRDRQDLLEAPDAATRLRQVSRLVVAEMSAIRAVPSLPATEVNRTGWSPN; encoded by the coding sequence GTGGGCTCTTCGCTTCCCATGTTTCCATTGGGCACCGTCACGTTTCCCGGTACATCGCTGTCTCTGCACATCTTCGAGGACCGCTATCTCGACCTGATGTCGCATCTGCTGTCGCTGCCCGAACCCGAGCGGTGCTTCGGCACGGTTGCGATCCGCGAGGGCTACGAGGTCGGCCACGCCGGCGTGAAGTCGGCACATCGGATCGGGTGCGAGGTACGCCTGACCGACGTCGAGGAGGTTGAGGACGGGCTCGACGTGACCGTCGAGGCGCGGCGCCGGGTCCGGCTCGACGCCGTCGTCGACTCGAGCAGCTTCCTGTGGGGCGAGGTCGAGTACCTGCCCGAGGAGGTCGGCGCCGATGCGGACGACGCCGCGACGAGGGCGCACGCGATCTTCGAGGCGTACGTCGACCTGCTGGCGTCGACCGGCGCGACGATCGGCACGATCGACATCCCCACGAAGCCGCTGCCGATGTCGTACGCCCTGTCTGCGGGCGCCGTACTCACCCTCCGCGATCGCCAGGACCTTCTCGAGGCTCCCGACGCCGCCACCCGGCTGCGCCAGGTGAGCCGACTCGTCGTCGCCGAGATGTCCGCGATCCGCGCGGTACCGAGCCTGCCGGCAACCGAGGTCAACCGCACCGGCTGGTCACCGAACTAG
- the ybaK gene encoding Cys-tRNA(Pro) deacylase codes for MARRNKAQGSTPATTALARLDISFVTHAYDHDPAAESYGREAAEALGVDAERIFKTLLATLDGSLVVGIVPVLRSLDLKSLARAAGGRKAAMADPAGAERATGYVVGGISPIGQRRRLRTLLDESAAQHAAILVSGGRRGFDIELAPDDLLAATSGMLASIAR; via the coding sequence GTGGCACGACGGAACAAGGCCCAGGGGTCGACGCCGGCGACGACGGCGTTGGCTCGGCTCGACATCTCCTTCGTCACGCACGCGTACGACCACGACCCCGCGGCCGAGTCGTACGGGCGCGAGGCGGCCGAGGCACTGGGGGTGGATGCGGAGCGGATCTTCAAGACGCTGCTCGCGACGCTCGACGGTTCCCTCGTCGTCGGAATCGTGCCCGTGCTGAGGTCGTTGGACCTGAAGTCACTCGCCCGCGCGGCCGGCGGGCGCAAGGCCGCGATGGCCGACCCCGCCGGGGCCGAGCGCGCCACCGGGTACGTGGTCGGCGGGATATCACCGATCGGCCAGCGCCGGCGGCTTCGCACCCTGCTCGACGAGTCGGCCGCGCAGCATGCCGCGATCCTGGTCTCCGGTGGTCGCCGCGGGTTCGATATCGAGCTCGCGCCCGACGATCTGCTGGCGGCGACCTCCGGGATGCTCGCCTCGATCGCGCGGTAG